One Nicotiana tomentosiformis chromosome 1, ASM39032v3, whole genome shotgun sequence genomic window, TCTTCATACGACCTCGGCCTTTTGGGCTCAGGTTGATACGTCATAGCATTTACACGTCACAGTCTTCAAATGATTTATCACTGTTGACCAGGTCAAATGCGTGAAACAAAGCTTTTCGCCCATACAAGTTCCATCAATTATTTTAGAAAAATTTATATGTATCAACTTTTCCATTAATTTATATCGTATATAGATTCTTTTCTATATCTCATTTTATATGACCCATTTTTTTGTATTAATTTTTTCATCCTTGTCTCGTGAAAAAGTTTTCATGTCGTAGGGAAATATATGATTTTGGACCACAAACATGCAAATGTAAGCATGGAACAAAAATGAGTAAATAGCAAAATGATAACGTGGAATAAACTTTTACTTATTTATTGCAAGTTCTAAGTTGTAACTATTTTATACTCTCAATGTCTGCTCActcagaaaagaagaaaaaggtaaagaatgGTAGTAGAGGGGAAAACCACTCCGTGGTTAAATTTGGTGGATTTATATAGTCAAACGAATGACATTGGTATAGTTGGTTGATTCATACTAATCGATTTTGTATCAACTTGATTGATTTATTGGTAAAGGTTTAGTTACCTGATTAATGATAACCCAGCTATCATGTTTATTTTGGCATATACTGTTCAGCTGTTGGACTGTTATCTGGACGCGATTATTGCAGTTCACCACTGATTTTGGGATGATTTAGGCTTGATTTTAGCAACACCAAGTGCAGTAGCCTAATTTTTGGAATTGATTATCATGTTAGGCAATGATAAGactaattatattttattagCTGATTGTTGTCCACTTGATTTAGCATTGGGACTGAAAAAGGTAGAACTTTTCTTTTTTGTTCCAAGTTTCCTAAGTTGTCTGTTTCTCGTCGAGGGTAAGTACATAAGCCACATTCAAATGCtgccaaaaaaagaagaagaaattcaACGAGGATGAAATTGCAACCTAATGTGCTTGTAACTTTATCTTCCATTATTTCAGTCTCAAGAAAAGCCCTTCTATTTCGGCTTTTCCCTCATTCTACTGTTCAGAGACCGCCCATACCTAAAGTTATTAATTTAACATATAATTCTAGATTTATTTTTGTTGTTCCCTATGATGGAAGAGAACAAAAAAGACTTAAATGAGCATAATTGCAGACCTATATTATCATCATACTTTCTTGCATTATCAACCACTCAGATCGAAGCGCGGGAATTAATAGGAAAAAATCACAAATAGTCAGATTTATAACGGATAACTGAGAAATAGCCacgatttcaaaagtaatcaaaatttagccatttttcatgtgaaaataaaatttgaacaaaaatatttttaaaatgcaGAGAATTTCAGCTTAATATGCcagagttcgaattttttacatatgagattccagcataatgtgatggagttccaacataatatgcctTAAGTTTATACGCATGAACTCCAATGTCCAGCATATACTGGAACTTTCTGTGTCCTggaattccaacataatatgctggaattttCCATGTTCAGCatagtgactattttttaatgactttagaAACgctaattatttttcaattaccaattcAAAAACTGACTAGTCCGTGCTATTTTCACAAATTAATATTGCATATGGTGTATTTCGGTTGGCACAGCTGAATTACAAAGCCTTATGCAAATTGTGCTTGGTCCAGTTATTTCTTGAGAGACGAAATTATATCAATAGGGGAGTGACTCCAAGAAagaaatattaatgattcatatAAAAGAGGAATGTCACAAAGAAATTCAACGACTAACTAATAATTTTGTTATAGAGAAAAAAATAATTGTTACGACTTTCCTGATGAATCATATATTTTAGAATCAGTGGCGGAGCTACATAGCTCCAAGAGATGTCAACTGATACCCTTTTTTCAGAAAAATAAATTGTTTAAATAGGTAACAATTATTTTTGtaatgtatatatactatgtattgaatCCCCTTGACTTATTCAAGTGTTTACTTCTTTAAATTTTGCTGCGGTTTAAAATCTCACCAAGTAAAGGGGTTATCAGATGTTCTATTCGTATTTGTTTTTTGGTTATTGGTTCCGTTGTAGTAAAATGAAAAACTTAAAGCGCAGGTAGCCTCACAAAACTGTCGGCACAAGGCAAAAAGCCTTTTGGGCAGACAAATCAAGGAAGATAACAAACTGTACAACTTATTATTTAAGTGGTTTTGGACCACTTTTTGTATTACTATTTTATTTCAAGTGATTGGGATTACACTAATACAAACCAGGGCATGAGGAATCTTGAATGCAAGAGCAAAGATCTCATATTCCCATTATCTTAAGGCCATGGCTAACTTTGAAAATCTTAGACGTCTTGAACTATGCAATTCTCTTCATAAGGGGATAACATTGTTTTTAGAAAGGAACTTAAGTTATATATATTAGATTATTAAGTCCTTTTTATTGTTGTAGTAGGCAATTcatcatatttttaaaattaaaaatctcACATTTTAAGGATGCTTGTCTATAGATATTATTTGGTTGacttaatagtaaaaataaaattcatACATTAACGacgtatataacttaaactcctAAAAACAATATATATCTGAATTGATTTGAACAATTCAATTTAGAAGGTGGGTTTGAAGACGAATTAGTTTAAAGTTGATGCATTTAGTTTCCTCGAAGTAACAGACAAGCTTCCAAATCACTCTTTTGCACTTGCAAAAGTAGTTCATATAAAAGTATGAATGAGCTATGGAATCCAGCTATTTCGATTAGAGTTAATTATTTGTAAAGCTAATAATGAAGAAAATGTTAGTGCTCCGACTCCTTTCACTTTCACGTATTGGAAGGTAATTAGACGCGTTATTACTGTGGAATTACTTTCCAAATCTAATCAACGACCATGCTAAAACACATCAGCGCCTCCCAAATGAAAGCAACTAGCCAAGCGCGTAACTCCAGTTGGCAAGTTTAAAATTCACTTAAAATCAATGGTGATGTCCCTTTCTCCAGTTACTACTTTAGGACAATAAATATAACATCAAACTATTTTAGACATTTAATTGGTTCCTCTGTtattatacaaaatttatacagaAAGTTGTTCGCTGTTCCTTTTCCAATTTTTTAATTTGCCGACAGGCACCAAAAAAATCAGATTTAGCTACCACTTAAGAGATGAAGCTAGTGGACCTGCGGCTTTTGGGATAACACATTTGACTTACTGTTGCGGACGAGGCTGAAACCAACCTCCCAATGGGGCTTGTTAATGTGTAGCTTTAGGCCATAGATAATAAGTATTTCAGTATTTGCAAATACTGATTTTTTTTCATCCGTATTTACTAATAATGAAAAGTTTTACTGATACCCCGAAGCTTCATAACAAGTGGGGTGATCAAATGAGGAAAAAGGGGGTCTTCAACATCCGAAGTAAGTATTTCAAGTGAAATAATATATTCAATTCACAAATCTTCAACTTGAAACTCATGTCCAAATACAATTTCAATACTTATTAATGAAATTTAACTTCAAATTCAAATACTTACTACAAACTCATTGAGTTACTAGTTTTTTACTAGAAGGATAACACTGCAATAAGTAAGAAAAAGCTAGTCAAAGATGGGGGTCTCACCACAGCCTGACTTTACAAGCGAGAAACTAGGACTACAAATCTCTTAGGGACTCTGTTGCTTTACACCCTACACTTTTCCGCCCGTACTAATAGGGAACATATTACccgtttgatggtttgatatgaTGACAATACTAGACCACGTTCTTTCAAGCTTCGCGACAAAAATGCAGCCAAGGATAAAGTAGAATTCTGTTTCCCTGTCTCTGGGCATATTTAATATAATGGAGATGAAGATTCCATGGGAAAATCATGGCCACTAATATTACTATACACTTAAATTGACAGACAAAAGCTGCATAATATAACTCGTAAATCAATTATTAACTGGCACCAATCAAAGAAGAAATacaagatgatcaacaatgacTAATCATTCTTCTGATTGTAATAAAATCAATATCTACTCTTGTAGACTGGATTCGGTACCCAACTAGCCAGAGATTTCTAAATGGTCACTGACCATTGGTCAGGTCCAATATCAGAAACAGCACATAAACGCAAGGTGAAACCAAGATTCAAGACTTTGTATATGCTCCATTTAAGAGAAGTAATTCAGTTCGTCTTTCCCCACATGGAAACAAATTGTCTATCAATTAATGCTTAAGAATATCCTTTCATGTAATAAACAAGATCACTATAACATCATGGACAAAAAAAAGACCACTAAACACTGGCTACGAGTACTGTACAATTGATGAACACCAATAAGCCATCACAAAAGAACTCCTGTACAACTGTAAGAACAATCATTAGATGGTAAACCAGGGTTACTGATAAATAAGGCTGGATATGGCATCCAACAATGAGACCCAGTCGACATAAATCAACCAATATCAACCATACCAAGAAAAGGTTCAACCCATCCTGTATGCCCAGCCATGCTTATCCAGAAATGCATGCACTGCTTCTTTTATAGCCAAATTTGGCACCAGCTGAAATGGTTTAAGGGGTTCTCGTGTGACCGGGTCAAACTTTCCCACCTAATTTGCCACATACAGGAAATATTAATAGAACATACAACGAAAACTTCGAGCCAAAGCAGTGGATGAACCAATTTTACCTTCTCCAGATGGTCAAGGATCACTGCCCTTTCATATGTAACCCCATTGGGCGTGATGACAGGGTCACGAAAAATGTCAAGTGTGATCTTGCAACATAAGTAATCGGGTACCTGTTAATTCTCAGCAGGTATCAGAGGACAacacaacacacacacacactatagaGAAATCAGTTAAGGAAATAAAGCCCAAAGACTGACCTCGGTGGGAGTATCATCTTCTGCAGCTTTCCTGAAAACCCTGCCTAAAGCGTCCAGTTGCTTCAACAGGGATGTCGATCTATCTATGAACCCTTCTATCTGAGAGCTATCACGCTCATGTCTCTCCTTGAGAGCTGACTCACAGGTTTCTCTGATGTACATATACAAGAGAACAATGGGTAATTGCTGTGACAACCAGGAAAGTAAAGCAAATTTAGAAGTTTTAAAGCAAGGGTCATTACTTCAGTTTCTTAAGTTCCCATGTGCGTCTTGAAGATTCATGCTCCCACTCCAAGTATTTTGCTTTTGCAAGCTCCTGCCAGATCTCTTCAACCATGTAACTCTTTGGATTAGCACCTCTTCCAAGATCCAATGCCTACCATTGATACATTAAACAGTTATACCAAAAGATAATTAAGCAAGATGAATATCCTAGAATCATCTTTTGAACATACTCATGATAACTACAGCAGAAAATATATTCATACAAACTTCTTTACAAAAGTCGTGCTATACCCACAAAAATAAATCAATAAATCATTTGTGCCAGAACCTTAATGGACAGAAGTTCTGAATTTCAATGGTGATGGATTAGAAATTGGCTTCCTGTGCCAAGAACTGACTCAAGATTTAAGACACTGATAGTTCGCATGATGATTAACAAACCAGGACAACATATGCTCAAAGTGACTCGAGCATGCTTTTTACTTTTCGACTCAAAATGAAGTAGTTTTATTTCCTTTGTAACAGACTATCCTGCTCATATTATGAGATGTTATCTGTAATCAGCAATGACAACTGCTAAGATAATATGACCTAAAGTATCAGAGGGTAATTTTTCTTAGAAAAAAAATTGCAGCTTCACTCGAGTAGTCGAGCCATCCTTGGTTCAACACTTGTTATTGCACTAGAGTACCAGATCACCTCAAGATGGACCTAAGCTAAAGGGGAAGATGACAAGGGGCTTTCTTATGCACTAAGCGCACCAAAGTTTTGCAAGGCAGATAATAAAATTCTGAAGCATTCCTCACACCCCTTAATCCACAATGTTAGTAAAAAAAACTCTGCACTGATCCATATAGATCTTTAGGAATAGCTTAAGCCTTAATTGACCGAGGGAGTACTTTTCGAGTACTTTTTACTCCGTCAGACAATAAAGAAAAATACTCCCTCACAAAATAAAAGCTTATATTCTAAAATAACTTATACAACAGTTTGGTAGCTCGCAAGGGTCATAACCTTGAGGTCACGGGTTCAAATTTTGTAGCACAATCCTGTTCATACAAAACCCAACCGTATCATCAGCTATGCCTCGGTGTCCAATTAGTTGGGGTCAACCATATATATTCTCTGCATCTACTCCAATCTACTTGAAGCTGTATCATTCCACGGCTCCGTAATTTGTTTCTTCAAATTAGCTATTCTTTTTTTTGATGAAGGCATTTCATTAGAAAGGAATCAAGTAGATGCATAGTTACAAAATCAGAAGACAAAAATACATAAAAACAAGAGTTTGTAAGCCCCTTTAGAATGCGTTAAGCTATAACTAGGGAGCTAACAAAGTCCAAAAAGTGGTCAGTGCTAATTACAGGAGTTAACCCAGCTAAAAAGGATAAGCAAACAATTAGCTTTAAGATTGTGCTTTGGAGTTGAGATTCCATCAAAACATCTTTGGTTCCTTTCATTCCAAACTCCAAAAAAATAACTGCAGGAATCATCAACCAGATCTTCTTAATGGCCTTATCAACTCTCCAAAGACTCCAGCTTGTGTATGCCTCTTTTATATGCAATGGCATGACCCAGTTCAAGCCAAAAAGACAAAAAAACATGTTCCACATATCAGTGGCAACTGGGCAATGCAAAAGTACGTGACTGACGttctttgagctttccttacacATGTAACATCTGTTTACTGGTTGGAAGCCTCTTCTATTGAGATTATCTTGTGTTAAGCAGGCTTCCTATAGAGCAATCCAACTGAAACAAATAACCTTGGTAGGTAGGTTAGTCTTCTATATTAGTCTCCATGGCCAAGGGTCTGGGTCAAATACCTGATTCTGAGTATAAATCTGCTTATAGCATTCTTTCACTGTAAAGATGCTCTTGTTCCCCCACTTCATATTAGCTATTCTTTAAAACTAGAGATTTTCTAAATTCACACGTGATGTAAGATAACCACAACTAAAACTTCAGTTCTAACTAATTAGTATTGTCCATGTGGATTCTTTACTTCCATCGGGTGCCATTACTAGCTATGTTCACATAGAAATGTAAGTCTACCTTCCCCCTTGGGCAATCAGCACCTTCCATTATCATAGTAGGTCTGTCTAAGACATCACCAGATCATCTTTGGAGATCTCTTGTTTTGTCTACTATGTTGTTCAACCCTCAAACAAAAGATACCACTTTTAATCTAATCTACCTGTGACACTAAATTTATCTTTAACATCTGTATTTCCATGATACTCATCTTGTGAATATATCATTCATTCTAGTTTAATAATTGTTCTCTAGAAATTGAATTTCGGCTTGGTAGGTATCCTCCAATTGCATAACACCCTCTGTTTCACCCATCCATTTTTGATTTTATGTGTTAAAACTTCATAAATCATACCTTTTTCTTGGAAAATTGAGCCTAAATATCTCAATTGTCTACATCGAAATACCATAATTGCGCATGCTTTACTTCAACTTCATTTTTCCTGTGACAGCTAAATGCAGAGTACATTCCATCTTACTTCCACTTATCCAAAGCTTCTATTCTCTAGAGTGCTTCCTCACACGTCCAACTTTTGGTTGACTCTTGCTCTGGTTTCGTCAATCAATATAGCATCAACTTGCAAATAGGATGCACCATTACTAGAGCAGGGAAGTATGAGCTCAAGACAAATTCTTGATTTAAACCCATAGTTATAGAAACTCCTATGTATATCCTTCTACTGTCCTCACACTTGATCTTCGTACACATCCTTTAGGCATTTATATATTtgatataaattaattttttctcaAGCAACTTTATCTAGGCCAATGAGTATTATGTAGATCCTTTTTTCTATTCCTTTAAATTTAAATCAATTGTCTTCACATACATAAACATATGTTCTATATGAACAAGGCATAAGTTCAAACTAATCTTCTGTTCCCTATTAATACTTCAATTTGTGTTGTCACTTTTTTGACAAGTAAAAGGTAACTTTGTGCTATCACTATTTCATAAAGTTCCACTGTATAACTTGTAAGTTTAGTACCACGATAGTACCTCTTTTTTTCTTGTATGTCTTAACCGTGTGTACAATTCTCCGCTCATTTGGCATCAGTATTGTCAAAGGCTCATTtaaggcgcgcttaagccctgaagctaAAAAAGCTCAGGGTATGCACTTCGCGTCACTTAGGTTGCGCTTCAGTATAGGCAAGGCACTAAGGCGTGTGCCTCATTGCCTATAAGTTCTATCTTGAATAAACCGGTACAAAACAATACATATGATTGGCAAAAAGATATATTAATTGTTGACGAAATCATTATGAATGAAATTCACTTCTTTCTTGCATTACATATacaaatatacatacatacatatatatatatatatatatatatatatatatatatatatatataaaagtgatAAAAAACGGTCCAAGTCTACGGGAGCTTTAAGCGCAAAAgcacaattattgtgtggtcTTTAGCTAAAGAAGGCACAACgaggaaatatatatatatatatatattagtctcTATGTCACGTGCCTCGCAAGTGTAGCCCATACTACTGTTATTAAATTTATATGCAAAGATAATAGACTTTTACCCAagacattatttaaaaaaaaaaaatttacttataaataaaaatcaaagtaTATTGATAGTGGAAGTTCTGgattttgataattatatttgGTTTGATCAGATACAGTTTAAGGTTACtatattaaattaaattagtaggAAGACATCAGCTTGACAACAATATTATCTATTGTCTCCGACAAATATCGTGATAATTTAGTTCCattctctaaaaaaaaaaaaatttagaagGTAGTTCCATAATGAATAATCCAATGACCAGACAGCTTCTAGGAGAATTAAGAATAATTATTCATGAGCATCAAAAGTTGAATATAAATGTAAAAAAAATCTTAATCAGCCCAAGCACTATGATGCCTAAGAAGATTCATTAGACTTCCAATAATAGAATACACAAAAAGATAGAAACAAACAGTTGAGTAATATCTACTGAAGAAAATAAATTACTCATCCAAACTAGTAAATATACAAATACGAGAAGATGTCTATAGCCAATTTTTATCCATGAAAGAGTGCACAAATTGATGGAACAATTTCTACTTTCTCTAGTAATTATTGGGAACAAAAATAAGAGCAACTGAAATGTCACTACAAGTTGGCTGTTATTTGACAAAACATTAAAATAAGATATGCCAGACTCTTTACTTGTTTTCTAGAAGTAGAGATGTTTTTTCCTACTCAAGTCAGAACATACTTGTAGTCATTTGGATGACAAGAGTATAGTTCTTTAACTTGTTTCCCAAGCTCTCCTTCAACCAATTAGCAACTTTAGTTTCTTGGTCTAATTTTATATTTATTGGACTAAATAAATGAAGTTTCCCCCTGGCAGAGTGATAGTttgttattaattttttttttcttatgacCAAGAAATTCATCTGGAGCCGAGGCCAACCACAGCCTTCTAAAATCGGGATGATGGGCCCGCCACTCTACTCTTCTCCGCTTAAGTATCAGAGTTAGTTCGCTTGGTGCAGAGCTTGAACATGTGACCTAAGACACAAGTCCCTCAACCTTTGCCAATTGAGCTAACCCCTGGAGCAGTATTTTGTAATTCTCCTGGAATTAGATACACTCTTTCGATTTAACTATCAGCTACTTAGCTTCACATAAAAAATTTGTTGATCTTTCTCATGGAAATTTTCAATGCCGTAGTGGGATCAATAAGTTTATCATTAGTTTCAGCTTTCATCATCTAGGTGATCACAACCTACTCTAATACTGACTTTATTCAAGCTGCAACAACCTCTCCTTTGAAAGCCAACTTAGTCAATTACTTAATTTGGTATTCTCACCTTTTCCCAGTTTCACATCTCAGGTTTCTTAAATTGCATTCCAGCAACAGATTCGTATTATGTGCATTTGAAATGTAAAACTGAGCAAATACAATCCACCTtccagaaagaaaaaaaaaacaaatcttcAAACACATAAATTAGTATAATCCTTGCAAAAGATTTCTCCATCTATTCCTTGTTCTTTgtctaatactccctccgtttcaaatagAATGAATCTTTTACTATTTGGGAGTCAAACAAGGTTTTCTTTTACCATGTTTTTTGCAAATAgtatttaaatattttgaatttatcTATTGTGACATATAGTACTTTTTatgtaaaaatatgtaaattttatttcaaaaaacttaAAGAATCTATGCCCGAATTCAGACCGAAAATTAGTTAATTTGACCCATGTACTTCGAAAACGTTCCAACAAATTGAAACAAAGGGAGTAGCTATTTCTAGGAAAGCTTAAAAAAGGCACTCCTGAAATATATTACCGCTGATGATCAACCAGTAGTAACAAGAAAGATGCTACGTTTGGTTTCTAATAGAATAATTAGTGTGGCACTATACTTTAGGTGAAAGGTTAAAGGATCTATGCAAAGCACTATAATCCTAAATTCTATATACGCCTCTGTTTCAAGTTATGTGATGTACTTTGAttggacacggagtttaagaaagaaaacaAGACTTTTCGAGCTTGCGGTCTTAAACCTGCAATGAGATTTTGTTGCTATAAAAGCATGCcattaaggataaaatggaaAGTTAAAAATTACTTTCTTTTCAAATACAGAAAggtgtcattctttttgaaaaGGATTAATAAAGAAATGGTGCTACATAAAATGTACTGGCTGGAGTAATTACTTAAATCAAAGCATAAAGGTAAAACTGCCATTCATGAAATTGAGTTAAATAAGTCAGAAAGAATCATTCTTCCAGGGACATCcaataaaatttgaaaaagaaaaagaggattGGATTTGCCCTTGCGCAAAGATGGCACGCACAACTCAGTTTCAGAAAGAGTCTGAAATTTGAGAAGGTAACATAGAAAGAGTCTGAAACTAATACATTGGAAACCATAAACGGTTCAGAAATCTAGTCTTCCACCAAATAAGCCTACTAACTTTCATTATGTAAAAAGTCTAACACACAAGAAATGAGCAATAATATAGAAATTTACTATAAATCTGAATACAAATTAAATGCATGAAGATTGATTAAGTAAAAACAAGAAAGACAAGTAATAATgccaggaggaagagaagcacAAGAAAAGCCTGCTTG contains:
- the LOC104109885 gene encoding E3 ubiquitin-protein ligase CHIP-like isoform X1, with product MSPIVAPSAAAKQAEQLKLDGNNYFQKNRFGAAIDAYTEAITLCPNVPIYWTNRALCHRKRNEWTRVEEDCREAIQLDHTSVKAHYMLGLALLQKEQYAEGVRELAKALDLGRGANPKSYMVEEIWQELAKAKYLEWEHESSRRTWELKKLKETCESALKERHERDSSQIEGFIDRSTSLLKQLDALGRVFRKAAEDDTPTEVPDYLCCKITLDIFRDPVITPNGVTYERAVILDHLEKVGKFDPVTREPLKPFQLVPNLAIKEAVHAFLDKHGWAYRMG
- the LOC104109885 gene encoding E3 ubiquitin-protein ligase CHIP-like isoform X2, whose amino-acid sequence is MSPIVAPSAAAKQAEQLKLDGNNYFQKNRFGAAIDAYTEAITLCPNVPIYWTNRALCHRKRNEWTRVEEDCREAIQLDHTSVKALDLGRGANPKSYMVEEIWQELAKAKYLEWEHESSRRTWELKKLKETCESALKERHERDSSQIEGFIDRSTSLLKQLDALGRVFRKAAEDDTPTEVPDYLCCKITLDIFRDPVITPNGVTYERAVILDHLEKVGKFDPVTREPLKPFQLVPNLAIKEAVHAFLDKHGWAYRMG